ATCTCCGCTGGTccgcattatagtgaatggggccggacggAGCCATACAAACCTCCGGCAATGCCAGGAACGCACAGATTGCCGGAACGCACAGAGATCTtacaggctgttccctgccggaTGTCTACGGCTAGTGTGCATATAGTCTTACTCATTCAACATATTTCCATGTGTTTTATactaatgacctgtcctcaggataggtcatcagtatgtgatcggtgctTACCAAGTACATtaaatagcggctgtgcttggtatcgcagctcagccccatttacaggGACTAAGCTGTACCTGGGCAGTGTGATGGATGAACATGacttcactggcctaggaaggcacagtgagcacCGCAGTCTCTTTAAACCGCTTATTGgagagggtgccaggagtcggacccccaccgatcacatactgatgacctatcctgagctggACGTAGACATAGGACAATTGTTGGCTGAAGAAGCAGTTGGTGGCCACAGTCCCAATTCCTCCTCCATTAACCATGTTAGTCTCTGCTGCATGTTACTTCATCAGAGAATGGAGAGATAAGCGTTGGCCGGATTTACTTGTCGCCACTTATCTCCAGGTGGAACTAAGAGATTGCTACCACCACGATTAGTTTCCCTCTGTCCAATCGAGCGAGGGTCTACCAGACCGTACAGACTATATCCTGTAATCTGCACAATATGTAATTGAAAATATGTAATCAAAAATGATTTGCGCAGCTCCCACCACACAAAGTGGATTTTTTCCTCTGTTAAAGTGGTAGCCCCATCTGTACATTTGTAGCCTACTCCATCTCAAGGGAGCTCCATCTTGTGCCACtgtaaatggagaggtggccacgcATGGTCagctctctccattcatttctatgggaattccaaaaatagcagagcaTGCTTAATCAGCTATTTTTGTTACTGCCATAGATATGGCTGGAGAGCAACACAcatgcgcagccacctgtccatttACGGCAGCGCCAGACAGGGATCAATTCTTGAGATGCGGATCCTgtgtatatgccataaatgtccctttTAAATCTACACTAATATAACAGCTACAGCATGAGAcacattaaaggagttatccattGAAAGTATTTATTACCGATCAACAAGATAGATATTGGATTGTGGTGTGACCATTGGGACCACCCACAATCTTCAGAATAAGGTGAGGAACCCCTCATTCTTGGGGTCATAGGGTGCAACTGCTGATAGGAGAGAAATACCTTTCGTAGGACAATCCTTTTTAGCTTCATGATTGTTATATTTAGTTGATGTCAGGATAGATTGTTAAAAATATTGTACTAGACGACAAAATGGCTGCTCCCCTGATATACCACCAGCTAGGATCCTAATGACGCACCAATAATGTGCGTCTAGGTGGCACAATGTCTTTGCCTTTTTTTGACCCCCTTACTTATTTAGGAAAGAGGAAACAGCCACAAACCATTTTCCCCCACCTTGCAGCAGTTAATTAGCAAAGTGGGtcaatccatcttgaaggcgcaCAAATAACTCAGCCTGGTGTTAGCTCAAGATGCCTAACGAGATGCTATTTGTCAAAGAGCTGTGGCTTGCAGACAGCATTAACCCTTCAAGTGAATGCTAAATTCTAACAAGTCATATGGCTCTGCAAATGGGAATGACTGTAGAAACAATACCATATCATAAAATCTTCTGAAGTCTTGATTTTTGTGATATGATGCTAATATTTTCTTATTGTCTTCTAGGGAGTTGATGCCGAGGACATTGGATGGCCAGATCACCATGGAGAAGACTCCCAGTTACTTTGTGACAAAGGAAGCTCCAGCTCGGATCTCTGCCATGTCAAAGGATGCTAAGGTGATTGTGGTGGTGAGAGACCCTGTAACTCGCGTCATATCGGACTACACCCAAACATTGTCCAAGAGGCCGGACATCCCCACATTTGAGAGCTTGACCTTTAAAAACAGGACTACGGGTCTTATCGACATCTCATGGAGTGCCATCCAGATTGGCATCTACGCCAAGCACTTGGAGAACTGGCTCCAGTATTTCCCTATGAGCCAGATCCTCTTTGTCAGCGGGGAGAGACTGATCACGGATCCCGCTGGAGAACTGGGACGTGTCCAGGATTTCCTGGGACTTAAACGAATTATCACAgacaaacatttttatttcaaCAAGACTAAGGGTTTCCCATGCTTGAAAAAGGCGGAGGGTAGCAGCAAACCCCACTGTCTGGGGAAAACCAAGGGCCGGACTCACCCCAACATAAACCCAGAAGTTGTCCAGAGATTGCGCGAGTTCTACAGGCCGTTCAACATGAAGTTCTACCAAATGACTGGCCATGACTTTGGATGGGACTGAAGATGAGTCAGCCAGAGTCGTAGACTTATGTGAAGTAAACACATCTTTCTGTGTGTCTGTATAAATGTACAGAAAtctattttattataatttatttgtAATTCCTAAGCAATTAATTCACTAAGCTGCCTAACCACGCGGTTCCTTGATTGCCCATAGTATTAACATTCCATCACATCACGACCCTCGAAGAGACAGAACATCAACGTCGCCTTCTTTTGCACAGATGACCCACAGGCAAATTCTtggtctcaaaaaaaaaaaaaaaaaaaaaaaagggtttttcatCTCCATCTTGCATATTCGCTAATGGTGCTCCTTATGcagtcgtatatatatatatatatgctatgaAA
The sequence above is a segment of the Bufo gargarizans isolate SCDJY-AF-19 chromosome 6, ASM1485885v1, whole genome shotgun sequence genome. Coding sequences within it:
- the HS3ST3B1 gene encoding heparan sulfate glucosamine 3-O-sulfotransferase 3B1, yielding MDASPVPHLRRRLLLPLCTMLFLCLYMFYSCAGSCAPSAPAQPGVLSQLLLRPEPRLQAEETGSISSFYNGSGSKKLPQAIIIGVKKGGTRALLEFLRVHPDIRAVGAEPHFFDRNYDKGLDWYRELMPRTLDGQITMEKTPSYFVTKEAPARISAMSKDAKVIVVVRDPVTRVISDYTQTLSKRPDIPTFESLTFKNRTTGLIDISWSAIQIGIYAKHLENWLQYFPMSQILFVSGERLITDPAGELGRVQDFLGLKRIITDKHFYFNKTKGFPCLKKAEGSSKPHCLGKTKGRTHPNINPEVVQRLREFYRPFNMKFYQMTGHDFGWD